The DNA segment CGCGTTCCTCGGCCAGTGAACGGATCCAGTCGATCTTCTGCTTCACCTGGGCCGGAGGTTCGCCCCAGGTGAGGTACACGTCCGCGTGCTCGGCGGCGACGGGGCCCGCTGCCGGGGACGAACCGCCGAAGAAGATCTCCGGCAGCGGGTCCGGTGGCAGCGCGGTCAGCCCGCCCTCGACCTGGTAGTGCTTGCCGTCGAAGTCGTACGGCTTCCCGCTCCACGCACCACGCACGACCGAGAGGAATTCGGCGGTCCGCTCGTAGCGGCGGTCATGGTCCAGATGGTCACCGAAGCGCTTCTGCTCGGTGGAGTCACCCCCTGTCACCACGTTGAGCAGCAGCCGCCCCCGGGTGATCCGCTGGTACGTCGCCGCCATCTGGGCCGCCAGTACCGGGGAGATGACGCCGGGCCGGAACGCCACCAGGAACTTCAGCCGCTCGGTGTGCTGCGCGAGCGCCACGGTCGTCAGCCAGGCGTCCTCGCACCAGGTGCCCGTCGGAGTGAGCACGGCCTCGAAACCCAGCTGTTCCGCGGCCTTGGCGATCTGCGCCAGGTACTCGATGTCGGGCGCGCGCACACCGCTGACCGGGGTGATGCGGTCACGCTTGATGCCCCCGTCGGTGTAGGCGTGCCGGTCGACCAGAGTGCGGCCGTCCCCGCCGGTGGGGAGGAACCAGTTCAGGTGGACGCTCATGAGGAGGAACCCTTCGCGTAGGAGAGAGGCGCTGTGGTGGAGGGGGGAAGGGTGCCGTTGAAGCGCCGGTCGACGTAGTCCTTGAACGAGAAGCGGCGGGGGATCAGCT comes from the Streptomyces sp. NBC_01471 genome and includes:
- a CDS encoding LLM class flavin-dependent oxidoreductase, with the protein product MSVHLNWFLPTGGDGRTLVDRHAYTDGGIKRDRITPVSGVRAPDIEYLAQIAKAAEQLGFEAVLTPTGTWCEDAWLTTVALAQHTERLKFLVAFRPGVISPVLAAQMAATYQRITRGRLLLNVVTGGDSTEQKRFGDHLDHDRRYERTAEFLSVVRGAWSGKPYDFDGKHYQVEGGLTALPPDPLPEIFFGGSSPAAGPVAAEHADVYLTWGEPPAQVKQKIDWIRSLAEERGRTVRFGIRLHTISRDSAREAWATADRLLDDLGPETVAAAQQALGKSESVGQQRMLALHGGSRDKLEISPNLWAGVGLVRGGAGTALVGSHADVADRIEEYHALGIEHFVFSGYPHLEEAYWFGEGVRPELASRGLLPELAATGAPVQFAGGR